The nucleotide window ATTATCTCCGCGATGACACCGGCGCCGATCGTGCGTCCACCCTCGCGGATCGCAAACCGCAGCTCCTTCTCCATCGCTATCGGCGTCAATAACTCCACGTTCATCGTGATGTTGTCTCCCGGCATCACCATCTCTACCCCCGTCGGCAAATTCGCCACCCCCGTCACGTCCGTCGTCCGAAAATAAAACTGCGGCCGATATCCCGTGAAAAACGGCGTGTGCCGACCCCCCTCCTCCTTCTTGAGCACATACACCTCCGCCTTGAACTTCTTGTGCGGCGTCACCGAACCCGGCGCCGCCAACACCATCCCCCGCTCTAACTCGTCCTTGTCAATGCCTCGCAGAAGCAAACCAACATTGTCGCCCGCCTCCGCCTGGTCCAACAGCTTCCGGAACATCTCCACTCCGGTCACTACCGTCTTGCGCGTCTCCCGTATGCCAACTATCTCCACCTCCTCACCCTGCTTGATCACCCCGCGCTCCACTCTCCCCGTCCCCACCGTACCTCGTCCGGTGATCGAAAACACGTCCTCCACCGGCATCAAAAACGGCTTGTCCTTCTCCCGCTTCGGCACCGGGATATAGCTGTCACAAGCCTCCAAAAGCTCCAACACCGACTTGAACGCCGGATCGTCAATCGGCTTGTCCGATGTACCCGCAGTAAGAGCCTGCAGCGCCGATCCCCGGATCACCGGAATATCGTCCCCAGGGAACTGATACTGATTAAGCAGGTCCCGCACCTCCAACTCGACCAGATCCAAAAGCTCCGGATCGTCCACCATGTCTACCTTGTTCATGTACACAATAA belongs to Candidatus Zixiibacteriota bacterium and includes:
- the tuf gene encoding elongation factor Tu, which gives rise to MAKEKFERTKPHVNVGTIGHVDHGKTTLTAAITMAMARKNKTAIRTFDSIDNAPEERERGITIATAHVEYETDNRHYAHVDCPGHADYVKNMITGAAQMDGAILVVSAADGPMPQTREHILLARQVGVPFIIVYMNKVDMVDDPELLDLVELEVRDLLNQYQFPGDDIPVIRGSALQALTAGTSDKPIDDPAFKSVLELLEACDSYIPVPKREKDKPFLMPVEDVFSITGRGTVGTGRVERGVIKQGEEVEIVGIRETRKTVVTGVEMFRKLLDQAEAGDNVGLLLRGIDKDELERGMVLAAPGSVTPHKKFKAEVYVLKKEEGGRHTPFFTGYRPQFYFRTTDVTGVANLPTGVEMVMPGDNITMNVELLTPIAMEKELRFAIREGGRTIGAGVIAEI